The genomic window ggcaacaAACTTCGGGGGGAAAAAGTCGCCACGGTTCGTTCGCAGCAGCATGCGCAaaccccatccatcatgcCACACCGTCCCGCCCCAGCTTTTGGCTACCAACTACGTTACTACCTAGCATTACAGTCATCACCGTGTCAATCTGCTTGGAGTACGCATGTAAGTTAGCTACGTAGTAACAATGTTGGGGTTGGTGgttttgtgtgtgtgtcaaACATGCTGTACCGCCCCAAGCGTCTCACATACCTAGCCAGCGAGGTTATCCATCACACGGGACTGGATGGAGCCTCTGAGCGTCATCATGGCTGTTGTTTGCAACAGCCAGGTGGTGGTACGCATCAAGTCTCTCACCATTTGATGATCTTCGGATCATGTAATAAGCTGCCGAGGTCCCACGTTTTCACGGTATCTGGGCCAGGCGACACCCAATGGTGGGACCTCTACTGGCGAAGCGCGTCTCTCGCCCTTGGCAAACTGTGGCTTCCCCAACGAGGGGCTCAATGGGGATAATGGAATGGGCATGAACGCTGACGATGTCTCTTGTATAGGTAGTCATTGGCTTCACCGGCAGCGGAGCTGTGCCGGGCAAAGAGTGGGCGCCAGCTGGAAAGCTaagaagacggccgactTTCGAGGCTAGCATCAAGGCTCTCGGCGATAAAGCTCGTTGCAACCCTATCAAGCCGCGTTGTACCATGCGCGTATATAACCTAAGGCATGAGGTTCAGACGCGACGATATATCGAGGCGCTACACCGTCCTTTACAATGACATACCGCTGTCCTCCGTAGGCTCATCACAGCCCATCGCATCCCTAGGAGGGTTCAAGCTCAACAGCTTTAcaaaaaaaaataaaaaattGCGGTGCTTGTGAATGCAACTAAACTTTATCTCATGAACCTAACCTCAGAGGTCATTGCTTTCTGCCTCCAAGTTAAAACGATCTATCGGGCTCGATACTTCTACAGATTCAGATCCGTGGATCTTATAGTGACATGATACATAGCTACGAGGCGCGTATTAATGACGTTATGCCGAGTCACCGCCCTGGACAGACGTCTGGTTTTGGGCAGATTGGGAGGAATAGAGcgaaggagagggggggggggtcatTATGACTGACAGAGGACTGAGGCCTGATTACCAAGGTTAGCCTTCATACTCGATCTGAGCACGCACACACTCTTAGTCATGAGGCGTGTTTTTGACCTCGTAAACTAAAGTTTCGATATCCGAATATCGGGCTAGTAGTTCGCGAGTAAAGCGCGCACGGCGAGACGGGAGATAAACTCCGGCACCGTATCCATGCCGTATGCTACCTGAATATACTTTTTCCCATTATATCATACTGAAACCTCGAGCGATACAGTGCATACCTTCTTCAATAGGTAGCCCACGTAGCTCAGAGCGTAGGATCAGCTCCCACTTGCCCATCAGGCGCCACGTGGCTCAGTACTTCCGATAGTAGGTTGAGAACGGCTTATAAATTCTTTACTAACATAATGCGAGTATGTTCAGGCATTCCTTGCGCTCTAAAGCTTTTAGGAATAGGCTTTCTGGGCCGTTTATCCTAGACTGGACCAGTTATGTCATTGAATCCCTGTAAACCTGGATAAAAGGAGGACGGTtctccctcgtcgacgtaTCTCTTCGTAACGAATCTAGAAACACAGACACCATCTAGTATTCCTTCTTGTCGCCTCGCAACATCTCAGTAATCCTCTTCCGTCTCTCATTTATCGCGCCGGACTGTTGTTAAGAGGTCACAATCAATCCAGACAATCCGCTACATGTATTCTACACACCTTTCCAACGCTCGAATATAGTATCAACGATCAAGACGTGAGATGCTATAAATCATATCAAGTACTGGAGCCTCGGAGCTAACCTTCGCACAGGAAAATTACCAAATCAATGGCCAATCTCGTCATTGCTTTGGCTCTTTTCGTCCTGGCCGCATCGGCTGTACCGGGTAGCGACCCGCTCGACGTGCGCCAGAAGCAGGCGAAGTGTGGTGAGCACTGCACAAAGTGTATCTTGGCCTGCTGGGCCGGGGCTACCTATTGCAACGGCGAGTGTGAGAGAGACTTCACTGCACGCAGCTGTGGTGATTCCTCTTGGTCTGTGAAGGATCCTCAGGCTTGTGACACTTCACCCGACCCAAAGAAATGTCGAGAGTGTGGGATCTGTTTGAAAAAGTGTAGTGACGGGGTAATTAAGTGTGAAAGGGAATGTAAAGCCGCATTCTAGGAAAGGGTTCTAGCTATCTATTTGGGGAAAAGTTCTGTAAATTGCTCTCTATATTATTCAGACATGAGTAACGCGAGTGTACCATAGCACCAGACGCATGCATGTCGGGCATTTTTCCGGACCTTTTTCTCTTTCACAGGCGCGAGCTGCCGCAATCTGACTCACTCTGGATGCTACGAAACACAATGTAACCGATGCAAGTCAACGTTTCCAAGTCCAGTCTCCGCTGACACGCGAGcgatgcgacgacggcagcgggtGCCCAAgtctgcggcggtggcacaAGTCGCGCGGCGTCATTGAACAAGCGCTGTGAGGTCGCGCTCGGATGATGTCATCCACATAGAAAAGCCCACGCCTAACCAGCTTGCAAGTCCCATCTGGCTTCGCTGAGCCTGCCAGACGTGCACCCCGCGCACATCATGCAGGGCCAATTTGTGTCTCAACCATGGAGATATATGCGGTAGGTGCGCTCTACGTGTCCCATGTCACGTTCCATGAATGCGAGCAGTCGGACTGAGCCCGTCGCACCAggctggcgccgtcgcggccttcaccgtcgacgtcctcgtctATCCGCTCGACACCCTGAAGACGCGTTACCAGAGCCAGGACTACATCAAGACGTACGCCCCGGGCTCCAGCAATAAAGCCCTAGCGATCCGTGGCCTGTACCAGGGCATTGGCAGCGTGGTGCTTGCCACTCTCCCAGCAGGTGAGTTAGATGCAACGGGTCGACCGCTCGGCTGACCCTGAGTGAGGCGGGTCGCATGGAACCGCGGACGCACAGGCTGTCTTACCACGCAAGACGGTAGGCTGACAAGGCTTTTTGTGCACAGCCGGCTTGTTCTTCTCGACGTACGAGCATGCCAAGGAAGTCATTGGAAGGACGGTGCACGTCCACTCCGCCTTCGTCCactcgtccgcctcggcaGTTGCCGAGATGGCATCgtgcctcgtcctcgccccaGCCGAGGTGATTAAGCAAAATGCTCAGATGCTGCGACAAGACCCTGCCAGTCGCAACGCCAACAGATCGACGTCACTGCGAGCCTTTCGCCAACTCGCCGGTCCAGGCGCCCCGGGGCGCTTGTTCTCGGGTTAcacggcgctcgtcgcgcgcaaTCTGCCCTTCACCGCCCTGCAATTCCCAGTCTTTGAACATATTCGTTCGCGTCTATGGCAGTCCAGGCTCAAGGACCGCGTCGACCAGAGCAGAGGCGTGTGGGAGACTGGCATGGTGGCCGGCGCCAGTGCTGGTTCTGCCGGCGCGTTCGCAGCGTTTGTGACGACGCCCAGCGATGTCGTCAAGACCCGCATGATGCTCATGGGCCCGGA from Purpureocillium takamizusanense chromosome 14, complete sequence includes these protein-coding regions:
- a CDS encoding uncharacterized protein (EggNog:ENOG503NUS6~COG:C), giving the protein MEIYAAGAVAAFTVDVLVYPLDTLKTRYQSQDYIKTYAPGSSNKALAIRGLYQGIGSVVLATLPAAGLFFSTYEHAKEVIGRTVHVHSAFVHSSASAVAEMASCLVLAPAEVIKQNAQMLRQDPASRNANRSTSLRAFRQLAGPGAPGRLFSGYTALVARNLPFTALQFPVFEHIRSRLWQSRLKDRVDQSRGVWETGMVAGASAGSAGAFAAFVTTPSDVVKTRMMLMGPDDSIERSRKGAWSVTRQIYHERGLKGFFRGGLFRSAWTALGSSLYLGTYDMAKLWLKRRRPEIDDSIGL